The genomic interval tcttttcatctcCTTTCTTGAAAGACATGCCAACTCACTCACTTGGTTACCATCTCGCTAAGCAAAGTTGgtttatttattcttcttttcttttttgttctgtTGTAGTACTAATTGGGTGCAAACGATAGGGCTGTGCCATGCCAGCCTGTGGGCGTCTGTCCCCATAGACTTCCAATAAAAACCGGCGCCCAACTTTGGAGttgcaaaataatatttacttgGTTGTTCAGTGGGTATTGACTATTGAGTTGTTTGATCCATTCATCTTTGATTTATCTATTAATCTTTGGTTGTTACGTTGCACGTCCACTAGGGTGCTACTGAATTTTGGGCGATTTTATTCATTATCATAACCCAATTGGGTATCCGATCCATGCCACCTAATGAAATTGAGATTAGTATCTAGCAACTGTTGCACGCCCCAATACTAACGTAGTTGGAgaacttatatattttatatactttcTGCGCCGTCTCGCAACCAGCAAACATTCAAACAGATTCGTTCTTTATTTCATAACAATGATTCAAAGTCAATTAAAGAAATTCACTTTTTTGACTGTATCTTCCCTTGGCTTGGTTTGGTTGGAAAAGGCTCTAAATGCCGCAAAGCGAACTCCAATCGCCCCTTTTGTGGGGTGATCTGGCTGGGCAGTGGGCACACTTGAAACAGATAATAAACTAACACTggaatttgtatttaaaaataaggcTTTGGGTTGTCATGTTGGAATAATTGTCCCCGTAGGGAGAAGCAGGCAAACAAAGAACAGCCAGAGGATTCAGAAAACGCCTCAATGTAGGTATAACCTGCAGGTTTCAACATCAATGTACACAAGAGCAATCAAGAATTCCCAACTGATGATTCCCTGCAAAACCCTCCAAGCATGATTTGTCTTCTAGGTCTGAATTGAAATTCACCGATTCAATAATGGAGGAAAGAGAGAATTGCATGCTAGTTCCATGGCTGCTGGACCAGGTGAATCAAATCACAAGTCCAAGCTAACTCAAccttcgctctctctctctctctctctctctctctcgtgtacTTTTTCCTCGTTGGCAGTGAGAATTTGATTGAAGATTTGGGAGATTTTTATTCACAAAGAAACCGCATTCTAATTCCTCTGCTCGTGCATTTAACATGCAGACCAAATTTTCTACCTTCCTCTCGTTGTTTTCTTCAGCTTTCATTTAGATTTCCTCGTAGACTTGGATTTCTTCATCTTCCGATTCTTCTCGTCGAAACTGCTCCACGTGTATCCACTGGGTATCGCAAAAGGATCTGATTGCTGCGCAGCCGGACAATGCTGCTGCAGTTGCTGCTGCAGTTGCTTGGTGGCAGAGCTCAGCCGGCTGGTGCTCCGCCTCAGCCACGCCgtcgacgacgacgacgacgatgcTGACGAACACGACGGGTAATGACTCTCTGTTTCCTCCTCTTCGGAGGCTCGCACAAAACCCAAATGCCTGGGACTTGACAGCGGCGTGTAGAACTGCTCAACGGGTTGGAGCTGAACGAATTTCGTGAACGTGATCACTACTCTCACCGTCGGCACCACCGGAATCGCCACCTGAAAATACAAGTGTACTTGAGCTGAATGAATCTTAAACCGATTATCGTTTCGGTCAAAACAATGACTCTcttatcaaaaaatcaaatcttgCAAAGTGGGTCCTGAATAATTCGACATCAATTTGGACCGGAAATTCAGATTATTTAATGGGACCCGCGAATCAAGACCGTTGGATCAAACGAAAGACCCCATTCGATACTCAAATCACCAACCATTTCGGCCCCACAAAAGCTTCTTCTCCGACTCGTTGTCAGCAATGCCCAAGCAAAGCCTCTGCTTATGCTATGCTTGggcatcaaaagaaggaaaagtgaaagcaaagcaaaggaaagaagagaaaacacaGGTTCAGTGGGCCCTATGGTTGCTCATAGAATACCCATTTTACCCCTTACCTTCACCGGAAAAGTCCCCGGGGGGAACTTCGTCGTCAGCAGCTCCCGCATCCGCCTAACCGCCTTGACTTTGTTCGCCAGGATGTCGAGTAGAGGCAGTAGCTCCTCCGTCTTCAACGGGAACTGCTCCGTTAACCAAACTGAAGGCCGTAGACTCTTAACGAATTCCTTTTCCTTCGTCTGCGGCTGCGCCACGGGCGGAGCCGCAAACGATTGCGGCCGCCGCCGCTCCGGCGCCGCCATAGACGGAATGTCGACGCTCTTCCTTGTGACGAATACTATGTCCCTCTCCTCCCGCACGAAGCTACTGTGGCGCCGGGGATTGTCAGACAAGCTGAATTGGGGGTTCTCGGCCACGAGAAAGCCATCGGCGTCCTCGTCGAGCTCTAATGGAAGAATTTGCTCGCTTCCGGGAATGTCTGAATCGCCTGTTACGATTTTGCGAGATCGGTAACTGAAGACGACGTTGTGGACTTCGTAAACCCTAGCTTTCCATTCTCCAACGCTCTCGGTCTTCTCCTGCCTTCTCCAATTCGTTCTTCCGACGAGTTCGGCCTGCGTGACGTCCATACCGGGGCGGTACACGCTCGTCTGAGCACAGAACCCGGCGATGTCAGAGTCGGTAAGTGGTGCTCCGGCATTCTCGAAGGCGTCGTAGATTTTCCGCTCGTCGCGGTTCAGTACTAGCAGCGAACCAGAAGGAATGTCAAGGGAAGGTTCGCCGTCGCCCAGAAAGAGGAAGCTCTGATCGGCGCGTTGGACTTTCATTCCGTCGAAGCCAGCAAGCGAGGTGTCGGCTCGGAGATTGCCGTCTCGCTTCCAGATCTTGTACGTGTCGGATGGAGCAATCTTACCGACGAACGGAACAATGGAGCTCTCAAAATGGAACGAGATCTCCATATAGAAATCGCTCATTCTGCGGAGGACTGCGATGAGACGAGGCAACCGGCGGCGCCACTTAGACCAGGCAGCGAGGTGCTGATGCTGGAGGAGCACCACCGCGACTTCGGAGCACCGCCGGCACATAGCTTCCTGCAAGGCGTTCCAACCGGTGGCGTTCTGCAACGAAATGTCCGCTCCTGCGGCCGCCAGAGCCCGGGCCGCGAAGACATCGTTCAGGCGAACAGCGAGGTGGAGCGGAGTCTCCCGGTGAGGGTTGTCACGTCGGTCGAGGACGGCAGAGATCTTGTCGGCGAGTCTCTCCTGCGCAAGCGAGTCAGGCTCGGAGTGAATCTGAGCCGGGTCGGCCAGTCGGGGCAAAGTCGAAACAATCCGAGAAAGGGTTGCGTGATCGCCCAGCGCCACGGCGTAGTGGACCGGGCTGTGCCTGTAACTCTCCGGCCTAATCGCCGCCGGCGCCGTCGACTTGGCCGATGCCGTCGACGACCTGGACATTGTACaggaagagagagaattggaagAAGAGTACGAAATGGGGTCAAGTCCGTTGTCGAGCGGAACGGAGGCTGGGAATGGGGATGTGAGAGTGAGTCAAGTTTGGTGGCTTCTAAAAATTCTATTATGAAGTGAAAGGGCGTGGCAATGTGTTACTGAATGAATGAAGGATGAAGGAGGGATAGTTTGGTCATTTCATGGAAAGAGGTGATCAGGCACGACTTTTCGTAATTCTTCTGCCCTGCCGGAGTCGGGTATTTCTTCTGTACCGGTTCGGTACTTTCAATATTCTGCGCTTCCCTTCTGTCCTTTTGTTTCCTAATttatttctcccttttttttttatttttttcctccatTTAAGCCCTTTTTTCACTCCTAATTTACTCTTTAACCTGCGACTACCTACACTACACTGACTAGGttcactattattattattattggattaaACTTAAATTGATTAGTTTcagtaaattaaataaaaaataataattttcagtTCGATTTTAACAATAGCACTTCagtttattttggaaaatatcactaaaataattaaGCCTAAGTCCCCACTTATGACAATAATTACACTTATCaatatatcttaaattttattaattatcttaacattaataatcttgaatttgattattttgattaattttgaacatttcaattaaactgatattttttttaaattttgattatgtttaaatttgattaattcaattcaattactAAATTACTCTGTAACTGACTGAAATAggcaaatataatattaaaactaaaataatataataatcagTAACTTAACAATTAAGAGCCACTTTAACTAGTGTTTGACTATTGGTGACAAATCAATATTTCATTATTATAAGAGTAGACTCATGTTTGCTATtgttaagaaaaagaagaaatgggtAAGGGTGGGTAATCAACCATGAGTTGACCCatatagtgtaaaaaataaaataaaatcagtGCTTTGGAGGGTTGTGTGATTAAGactcatgcatatatatattcattgagGTGGGCCTGCTTGTGCACTGTGGCACCCTCTTCAGACTTCCCCTTTCTTCAAATTTGTAACACTGATCTGATCTAATGGGATAAAAAAGATatatctaaatttatatttttttctctatatttttatatttttttatgtaattatttaaattttatgttattttaatacattcttaa from Diospyros lotus cultivar Yz01 chromosome 8, ASM1463336v1, whole genome shotgun sequence carries:
- the LOC127808068 gene encoding uncharacterized protein LOC127808068; translated protein: MSRSSTASAKSTAPAAIRPESYRHSPVHYAVALGDHATLSRIVSTLPRLADPAQIHSEPDSLAQERLADKISAVLDRRDNPHRETPLHLAVRLNDVFAARALAAAGADISLQNATGWNALQEAMCRRCSEVAVVLLQHQHLAAWSKWRRRLPRLIAVLRRMSDFYMEISFHFESSIVPFVGKIAPSDTYKIWKRDGNLRADTSLAGFDGMKVQRADQSFLFLGDGEPSLDIPSGSLLVLNRDERKIYDAFENAGAPLTDSDIAGFCAQTSVYRPGMDVTQAELVGRTNWRRQEKTESVGEWKARVYEVHNVVFSYRSRKIVTGDSDIPGSEQILPLELDEDADGFLVAENPQFSLSDNPRRHSSFVREERDIVFVTRKSVDIPSMAAPERRRPQSFAAPPVAQPQTKEKEFVKSLRPSVWLTEQFPLKTEELLPLLDILANKVKAVRRMRELLTTKFPPGTFPVKVAIPVVPTVRVVITFTKFVQLQPVEQFYTPLSSPRHLGFVRASEEEETESHYPSCSSASSSSSSTAWLRRSTSRLSSATKQLQQQLQQHCPAAQQSDPFAIPSGYTWSSFDEKNRKMKKSKSTRKSK